Proteins from a single region of Hordeum vulgare subsp. vulgare chromosome 6H, MorexV3_pseudomolecules_assembly, whole genome shotgun sequence:
- the LOC123401618 gene encoding mitogen-activated protein kinase kinase 5-like — MRPGGPPNARPGLQPQQPGTPGRARRRPDLTLPLPQRDLTSLAVPLPLPPPPSSAPSSSGSGSGSGGASSMPMPMSMTPPNSAGSAPPAPPPLDELERVRRVGSGAGGTVWLVRHAPTGRAYALKVLYGHHDEAVRRQITREIAILRTAEHPSIVRCHGMYEQAGELQILLEYMDGGSLDGRRIASEVFLADVARQVLSGIAYLHRRHIVHRDIKPSNLLIDSGRRVKIADFGVGRILNQTMDPCNSSVGTIAYMSPERINTDLNDGNYNGYAGDIWSFGLSILEFYLGRFPLGENLGKQGDWAALMCAICYSESPAAPPTASPELRSFISCCLQKNPAKRPSAAQLLQHRFIASPPQQQPQVLAAPPC, encoded by the coding sequence ATGCGTCCGGGCGGGCCGCCGAACGCGCGCCCGGGGCTGCAGCCGCAGCAGCCGGGCACGCCGGGGCGTGCGCGGCGCCGGCCGGATCTCACGCTGCCTCTGCCGCAGCGCGACCTGACGTCGCTCGCCGTGCCGCTGCCGCTTCCCCCGCCCCCGTCCTCCGCGCCGTCGTCCTCGGGCTCGGGGTCGGGGTCCGGCGGGGCGTCGTCCATGCCCATGCCCATGTCCATGACCCCGCCCAACTCGGCCGGCTCCGCGCCGCCCGCGCCCCCGCCGCTGGACGAGCTGGAGCGCGTGCGCCGCGTCGGGAGCGGCGCCGGCGGGACGGTGTGGCTGGTTCGGCACGCGCCCACGGGCCGCGCCTACGCGCTCAAGGTGCTCTACGGGCACCACGACGAGGCCGTCCGGCGGCAGATCACGCGGGAGATCGCCATCCTGCGCACCGCGGAGCACCCGTCCATCGTGCGGTGCCACGGCATGTACGAGCAGGCCGGCGAGCTGCAGATCCTGCTCGAGTACATGGACGGCGGGTCCCTGGACGGGCGGCGCATCGCGTCCGAGGTGTTCCTGGCGGACGTGGCGCGGCAGGTGCTGTCCGGCATCGCCTACCTCCACCGGCGCCACATCGTGCACCGCGACATCAAGCCCTCCAACCTCCTCATCGACTCGGGGCGGCGCGTGAAGATCGCCGACTTCGGGGTGGGGCGCATCCTGAACCAGACCATGGACCCCTGCAACTCCTCCGTGGGCACCATCGCCTACATGAGCCCCGAGCGCATCAACACCGACCTCAACGACGGCAACTACAACGGCTACGCCGGCGACATCTGGAGCTTCGGCCTCAGCATTCTCGAGTTCTACCTGGGCCGCTTCCCCCTCGGGGAGAACCTGGGGAAGCAGGGCGACTGGGCGGCCCTCATGTGCGCCATCTGCTACTCCGAGTCGCCGGCGGCCCCGCCCACCGCGTCCCCGGAGCTGAGGAGCttcatcagctgctgcctccAGAAGAACCCGGCGAAGCGGCCGTCGGCGGCGCAGCTGCTGCAGCACCGGTTCATCGCCTCGCCGCCGCAGCAGCAGCCGCAGGTCCTCGCCGCCCCGCCGTGCTAA